The following are from one region of the Rhipicephalus microplus isolate Deutch F79 chromosome 1, USDA_Rmic, whole genome shotgun sequence genome:
- the LOC119185080 gene encoding phosphate-regulating neutral endopeptidase PHEX translates to MFMDAARLRPWMAQSSARRRPSPVEVSRKLGVAYRELGVDALFRPFVVKEVSSNDTRRFVGLGEPSTVLLRGPLERREYELVRVSFAPLLGFFQNQTDADLLQFEERLALMLGRPQLDAAALVNSSMVKVFDLPSLRNIEWTSFLQSVFGKGLRPITARTYVKLASPDYFLRLARGDLLRFSSDLLGYLLFRITMALSPFIWKRELRDQLASVAYARHPEFARALPQSHYCLRLLNRFEPNLPLHVSRRLAESLLGGENAVEDLVSTLRLVLLQSVQAQLGPLNSELRAHLRDKLNAVSWEPLSPRAMDSESTRAEYVDGVYLSNSRLSTAQFVYTWIRKSLEKKLMAHMSTRAAAAGGVAAYPGWTGGFLSAESQLPPPYERLEIPLPVFDFFLNENPSLRPLQMARAGPKVYRPLLRAVYHWAYNFERGRNAYGTETALSRRMNDLRRCLKRQYSALSWTEQRPQLDASRTSWSDLWDSLALRPALDAFLLDSGHVAPDYRLALLEHWNASQLFFVSYAANMCENGNQRFLRKMAAQGPHSPAWFRVNGPLRNSLDFARAFGCKVGSFMNPADKCALIH, encoded by the coding sequence ATGTTCATGGATGCAGCCCGGCTGCGCCCATGGATGGCGCAATCTAGCGCGCGCCGCCGTCCGTCGCCCGTCGAGGTGTCGCGCAAGTTGGGCGTCGCCTACCGCGAGCTTGGCGTCGACGCGCTCTTCAGGCCCTTCGTGGTGAAGGAAGTCTCCTCAAACGACACCCGCCGCTTCGTGGGGCTCGGCGAGCCATCCACAGTGCTCCTGCGCGGCCCGCTCGAGCGCCGAGAGTACGAGCTCGTGCGCGTGAGCTTCGCGCCCCTGCTGGGCTTCTTCCAGAACCAGACGGACGCCGACCTCCTCCAGTTCGAGGAGAGACTGGCGCTCATGCTCGGTCGGCCGCAACTGGACGCCGCGGCGCTCGTCAATTCCAGCATGGTCAAGGTGTTTGACCTGCCCTCGCTGAGGAACATCGAGTGGACTAGCTTCCTGCAGAGCGTGTTCGGCAAAGGGCTTCGTCCCATCACGGCCCGGACGTACGTAAAGCTGGCTTCGCCTGACTACTTCCTTCGCTTGGCGCGTGGGGACCTGCTGCGCTTCTCGAGCGACCTGCTGGGCTACCTGCTCTTCCGCATCACCATGGCGCTGTCACCTTTCATCTGGAAGCGCGAGCTCCGCGACCAGCTCGCCTCGGTGGCCTACGCGCGACACCCAGAGTTTGCGCGTGCTCTCCCGCAGAGCCACTACTGCCTGCGCCTGCTGAACCGCTTCGAGCCCAACCTGCCGCTGCACGTGTCGCGGCGCCTCGCCGAGTCTCTGCTGGGAGGTGAGAATGCCGTTGAAGACCTGGTGTCTACGCTACGCCTCGTCTTGCTCCAGTCCGTCCAAGCGCAACTGGGCCCACTGAACAGCGAGCTGCGCGCGCACCTTCGCGACAAGCTGAACGCCGTCTCGTGGGAGCCCCTGTCGCCCCGCGCTATGGACAGCGAGTCGACGCGAGCCGAGTACGTGGACGGCGTCTACCTGAGCAACTCGCGCCTCTCCACGGCACAGTTCGTCTACACCTGGATCCGCAAGTCACTCGAAAAGAAGCTGATGGCGCACATGAGCACGCGTGCGGCTGCCGCAGGCGGCGTTGCGGCCTACCCGGGCTGGACGGGCGGCTTCCTGAGCGCCGAGAGCCAGTTGCCACCACCGTACGAGAGGCTCGAGATCCCGCTGCCCGTTTTCGACTTCTTCCTCAACGAGAACCCGTCTCTGCGACCCTTGCAGATGGCTAGGGCGGGTCCCAAGGTGTACCGGCCCCTGCTGCGCGCCGTCTACCACTGGGCCTACAACTTCGAACGCGGCAGGAACGCATACGGAACCGAGACGGCCCTGTCGCGTCGCATGAACGACTTGCGGCGCTGCCTCAAACGCCAGTACTCTGCCCTGTCCTGGACCGAGCAGAGGCCGCAGCTGGACGCATCGCGCACTTCGTGGTCCGACCTGTGGGACAGCCTGGCGTTGCGGCCGGCGCTGGACGCGTTCCTGCTGGACAGTGGTCACGTGGCGCCTGACTATCGGCTCGCCTTGCTCGAGCACTGGAACGCCAGTCAGCTCTTCTTCGTCTCGTACGCCGCCAACATGTGCGAGAACGGCAACCAGCGCTTCCTGCGCAAGATGGCCGCCCAGGGACCACACAGTCCCGCCTGGTTCCGTGTTAACGGCCCGCTGCGCAATTCGCTGGATTTCGCGCGCGCTTTTGGCTGCAAGGTTGGTTCGTTCATGAACCCCGCCGACAAGTGTGCCCTAATTCACTGA